A part of Melittangium boletus DSM 14713 genomic DNA contains:
- a CDS encoding CheR family methyltransferase: MPPSPPSRFNPFHALVARRSGMALSDLQCRRLDEKLAARPGGASAQRLLHLQSPQGSAELAELIDVITVQKTELFRDESQLEALRTHVLAPLVARVRRPLRLWSAGCATGEEVATLLVLLAEVGADPSSTVLGTDISETAIQRARELCFSAEQMQRVPVSARDRWFVPVGAGRYSLVASLKERGSFLCHNLMDTAYPSPVERQGFDVIVCRNVLIYFSPEAFTRVVSAFCERLASDGLLVLSSTEPLLNTPPGLRTLRFDEAFFYGRAPPQPAAPPAAPSSSGRFPSVASGSGRFYSVSTPVCPPPPPESLAPSPSRPGGGALAHVEADALFSLVLEWAASGGQATPQTEETLRRCLRLDPDLAAARYLLAMVCEQRNALGEATGEYRRALRSLEEGRARATPFFLNNARLQVACARAIERMERSGSASSR, encoded by the coding sequence GTGCCGCCCTCGCCTCCGTCCCGCTTCAACCCGTTCCACGCGCTCGTGGCGCGGCGCTCGGGCATGGCCTTGAGCGATCTGCAGTGCCGCCGGCTCGACGAGAAGCTGGCGGCGCGGCCGGGTGGGGCGAGCGCGCAGCGGTTGCTGCACCTGCAGTCACCCCAGGGCAGCGCGGAGCTGGCCGAGCTCATCGACGTCATCACCGTGCAGAAGACGGAGCTGTTCCGCGACGAGTCCCAGCTGGAGGCGCTGCGCACGCACGTGCTGGCGCCGCTGGTGGCCCGGGTGCGCCGGCCCTTGCGGTTGTGGAGCGCCGGCTGCGCCACCGGTGAGGAGGTGGCCACGCTGCTCGTGCTGCTCGCCGAGGTGGGGGCGGATCCCTCCAGCACGGTGCTGGGCACGGACATCTCGGAGACGGCCATCCAGCGCGCCCGGGAGCTGTGCTTCAGCGCGGAGCAGATGCAGCGGGTGCCCGTGAGCGCGCGCGATCGCTGGTTCGTTCCCGTGGGCGCTGGCCGCTACTCCCTGGTGGCGTCCCTCAAGGAGCGCGGCAGCTTCCTGTGCCACAACCTCATGGACACGGCCTACCCCTCGCCCGTGGAGCGTCAGGGCTTCGACGTCATCGTCTGCCGCAATGTCCTCATCTATTTCAGTCCCGAGGCCTTCACGCGGGTGGTGTCCGCCTTCTGTGAGCGGCTCGCCTCCGATGGCCTGTTGGTCCTCTCCTCCACCGAGCCCCTGCTGAACACCCCTCCGGGGCTGCGCACCCTGCGCTTCGATGAGGCCTTCTTCTATGGCCGGGCTCCTCCGCAGCCCGCCGCTCCTCCTGCCGCGCCCTCGAGTTCGGGACGTTTTCCCTCGGTCGCATCGGGCTCGGGACGTTTCTACTCCGTGAGTACCCCGGTGTGTCCTCCTCCTCCTCCGGAGTCACTCGCCCCTTCTCCCTCGCGACCGGGAGGCGGTGCGCTGGCGCATGTGGAGGCGGACGCGCTCTTCAGCCTGGTGCTGGAATGGGCCGCCTCGGGCGGTCAGGCGACTCCCCAGACCGAGGAGACGCTGCGGCGCTGTCTCCGGTTGGACCCGGATCTCGCCGCGGCCCGCTACCTGCTGGCCATGGTGTGCGAGCAGCGCAACGCCCTGGGCGAGGCCACCGGGGAGTACCGGCGCGCCTTGCGTTCCCTGGAGGAGGGCCGGGCGCGCGCCACGCCCTTCTTCCTCAACAACGCCCGGCTCCAGGTGGCGTGCGCCCGGGCGATCGAGCGCATGGAGCGCTCCGGCTCCGCTTCCTCTCGTTGA
- a CDS encoding tetratricopeptide repeat protein — protein sequence MRRLALIALPLAISGCFYPASRGRTLESRLERIDTTQAQLQEEIKRTREQLDATLPRIDEKIAEVSKALQSLDTASRRSGADIGIQLQKTVEDLAQLRGQVETYLHKIGELESALARASEDTDKRLLALKGEEALKEAEARKKAEELKRPTDKKEFLALAQSKAKAGDMTVARQLYNEFIKKWPKDALVADAHFGLGESYFTEDKCREALFEYGKLLQEYPKAEATPGAYLRSSECFKKLKMQEESRLALEELVKGYPKSEAAKTAKSRLAELDKAKKGKK from the coding sequence ATGAGAAGGCTCGCCCTGATCGCCCTGCCGCTCGCCATCTCTGGCTGCTTCTACCCCGCGAGTCGCGGACGGACGCTGGAGTCCCGGCTCGAGCGGATCGACACCACCCAGGCCCAGCTCCAGGAGGAGATCAAGCGCACGCGCGAGCAGCTCGACGCCACGCTGCCGCGCATCGACGAGAAGATCGCCGAGGTCTCCAAGGCCCTGCAGAGCCTGGACACCGCGTCGCGCCGCTCCGGCGCGGACATCGGCATCCAGTTGCAGAAGACGGTGGAGGACCTGGCCCAGCTGCGCGGCCAGGTGGAAACGTACCTCCACAAGATTGGAGAGCTGGAGTCGGCGCTCGCCCGCGCCAGCGAGGACACCGACAAGCGGCTGCTGGCGCTCAAGGGCGAGGAAGCCCTCAAGGAGGCCGAGGCCCGCAAGAAGGCCGAGGAGCTCAAGCGCCCCACGGACAAGAAGGAGTTCCTCGCGCTGGCCCAGTCCAAGGCCAAGGCGGGGGACATGACCGTGGCCCGGCAGCTCTACAACGAGTTCATCAAGAAGTGGCCCAAGGACGCCCTCGTCGCCGACGCCCACTTCGGGCTCGGGGAGAGCTACTTCACCGAGGACAAGTGCCGCGAGGCGCTCTTCGAGTACGGCAAGCTCCTACAGGAGTACCCCAAGGCGGAGGCCACGCCGGGTGCCTACTTGCGCTCCTCGGAGTGTTTCAAGAAGCTGAAGATGCAGGAGGAGTCGCGGCTGGCGCTCGAGGAGCTCGTCAAGGGCTACCCGAAGTCCGAGGCGGCCAAGACGGCCAAGAGCCGGCTCGCGGAGCTGGACAAGGCGAAGAAGGGGAAGAAATGA
- a CDS encoding 5'-nucleotidase encodes MSRERAKGPVLVLDAGNALFKNATPGTDPQEKARALLLLEQMEALGTSAMAVGERDLSLGTDFLLQAHKQAPKGGKMKLLSANLVDASGARLFDASTVVSVGGVKFGLVGVSPEGPVFRQPGVVGRPPVPAALAEARRLREKEKVDVVVVLAAIPAVEASKLSLQGGQAMEFILQSHDRRASTLAQRDDYAFVMSAGERGRQVAQVVLSVAGHKGPFSDLSAVERAQQSLKVIEQNLQQAKQSLAAAKDESVRGTWKETIAGLEARKKELAAFQGPSGKGSERTLRFSYVALGSDVPDDPELKQRVERIEPPGSASH; translated from the coding sequence TTGTCGCGGGAGCGCGCGAAGGGGCCGGTGCTGGTGCTGGACGCGGGAAACGCTCTGTTCAAGAACGCCACTCCGGGGACGGATCCCCAGGAGAAGGCGCGTGCCCTTCTCTTGCTCGAACAGATGGAGGCCCTGGGGACCTCGGCCATGGCCGTGGGCGAGAGGGATTTGTCCCTGGGGACGGACTTCCTCCTTCAAGCCCACAAGCAAGCCCCCAAGGGTGGGAAGATGAAGCTCCTGTCCGCCAACCTCGTGGACGCCTCGGGCGCGCGGCTCTTCGACGCGTCCACCGTGGTGTCCGTGGGCGGGGTGAAGTTCGGCCTCGTGGGCGTGTCCCCCGAGGGCCCGGTCTTCCGGCAGCCGGGGGTGGTGGGCCGGCCTCCCGTCCCGGCCGCCCTCGCCGAGGCGCGCCGCCTGCGCGAGAAGGAGAAGGTGGACGTGGTGGTGGTGCTCGCCGCCATTCCGGCCGTGGAGGCCTCCAAGCTGTCCCTCCAGGGGGGCCAGGCCATGGAGTTCATCCTTCAATCCCATGACCGCCGCGCCTCCACCCTGGCGCAGCGCGACGACTACGCCTTCGTCATGTCCGCGGGCGAGCGGGGCCGGCAGGTGGCCCAGGTGGTGCTCTCCGTGGCGGGCCACAAGGGTCCCTTCTCGGACCTGTCCGCGGTGGAACGCGCCCAGCAGAGCCTCAAGGTCATCGAGCAGAACCTCCAGCAGGCGAAGCAGAGCCTCGCCGCCGCCAAGGACGAGTCGGTCCGCGGCACCTGGAAGGAGACGATCGCCGGCCTGGAGGCGCGCAAGAAGGAGCTGGCGGCGTTCCAGGGCCCGAGCGGGAAGGGGAGCGAGCGCACGCTCCGCTTCTCGTATGTCGCCCTGGGGAGCGATGTCCCGGATGATCCCGAGCTCAAACAGCGCGTGGAGCGAATCGAGCCGCCGGGATCCGCATCTCATTAG